The following DNA comes from Croceicoccus sp. YJ47.
TGCCCACGCGCATGTTGCGCTGCGCGGTGAACGTCGCGTTATAGCCGATGGTATCGCCCGCGGCGACATGGCGGGCCTGCAATATCATCGCCTCGGGCGTGACGACCTGGCGGATATGCGGGGACAGTTCGGGACGCGGCACCCCGCCATAAAGCGCAAGGCCGGGCCGGGTGAGGTCGAAATGGTAATCCGCGCCCAATGCGATCCCCGCACCATTGGCGAGGCTCGCCCGCTGATGCGGGATCCGGTGCAGCAGGCCTGCGAACGCATCGCGCTGCCGCGCATTCGCCGCGACATCCTCGTCGGCGCAGGCGAGATGCGACATCAGCGTGCCGACCTGCAATTGCTGCAACCTGGCATCGCCGCATTCGTCGGGACGCAGGCCCAGCCGGTTCATCCCCGTATCGATCATGAGATCGCATGGCCCGCCGCCGGTCGCAAGCCATCGGTCGACCTGCGTCAGGCTGTTGAGCACGGGGCGCAATCCGGTCGCCCGGGCGTAGCGCGCTTCCTCATCCGTGGCAGGGCCGTGGAGCACCGAGACTGCTTCGGCCGGAACGGAGGCCATGACATCGGGCGCCTCCTGCCAGTGGGCGATGAAGAATTGACGGCAGCCTGCCTCCCACAGAACGCGCGCCGCCCGCCGCGCGCCAGTGCCGTAGCCGTCCGCCTTCACCGCCGCCCCGGCCGTCGCCCGCCCGGACAACCGGTCCAGCGCGCGCCAGTTCGCCGCCAACGCGTCCTCGTCAAAAGTCAGGCGCAAGGCCGGCGGCGGAAGCGGCACGGCCGGCTCATCGCCATTCGCGAGCGGCGTCTTCATTCCGCTCACCCTTCGCGAACCATCGGGCGAAGCGCGTTCGCCGCCGCGTTCCACGCCAGCAACATCGCCCCGTGGCGCCCCGGATAGGCGCGTGCCGGCGCGATCAGGTCGAGCCCCGGCCATTCGGGCTGCGGCCCGTCGCGGCGCACCCATTCCTCCATCGCCGCATTCGCCGCCGCAATGTCCTGCGCGTCGCGGCCCGCGGCATGCTCGGCAAAGACCGCCGCGCCCGCCTGCCCCACGGCGCAGGCATGGGCCGCGATGCCGACCTCGGCGATCTTGCCGCCCTCGCCGAGCAACAGGCCCAGCTCGACCCGGCTGCCGCAGCTGGGCGAACGGGCCTCCCCGCGAATGGAAAAGCGCAGATCCAGCGTAAAGGATGCGAGCCGGGTCGCCGCGGCCAGCACGGCGGGCGTATAGAGCCGGTGCGCGTTCATCGGGTCGCGGCGTCCACTTCGCTGCTCACGCGCTCCATGTCGTCCTCGCCGTCTTCATCGTCCGCCTGCTCGCGAAAAGCGGCGCGGCGCTGCTCGATATCCTCGACCAGTGCGATGCTGGCCGCGTTGACGAAGGAATAGCTGCGCGCCTTGGCGATCCAGTCGGGCCGCCCCTCCACACCCCAGATCGTGTCATATCCCAGCACCAGCACCGAAAAGGCCAGCACCACCATGATCAGCCCCTTCACGATGCCAAAGCCCAGGCCCAGCATCCGGTCCACCGCGCCGAGCACCGAATTGCGCGCACGCGACCCGGCCCACCGCGCGATCAGCTTCACGATGAGATAGGGCACCATCAACAATACGGCGAATGCGAGCACGGCCGCGCTCGCCTGCGTGTCGATATACTGCAGCATCCATTGCGTCAGCGGCGTATGCAGCGCGGAAATCGCGATCATCGCGGCGATCCACGCGGCAAGCGCCAGTATCTCATGCACGAACCCGCGCATGAAGCCGCCCACCGCCGCAAAACCGACGATGATAATCACCACGAGATCGAATGCCGTCATGGCGTTATCCGCTATTGGCTCCCCACCACATGGTCAACGAGATTTGGCAATTGCCGCATCGGGTGAAAGCGCGCGCCCGCAACCTTTTCGCCCTTTTCCGCCACCGAACCTGGCCCGAATGCACGGTCGAAGCCAAGCTTCACCGATTCGCGAAGACGCAGCGGCGCATGCGCCACGGGCCGAATCTCACCCGCCAGCGACACCTCCCCGAACCAGACCGATTTGGCGGGCAACGCCCGTTCCGACAAGGCGGATACCAGCGCCGCCGCCACGGCGAGGTCCGCCGCCGGATCGGTCAGCCGGTATCCCCCCGCCACGTTGAGATAAACCTCCGCCGAGGAGAAATTGAGCCCGCACCGCGCCTCCAGCACGGCGAGCAGCATCGCCATGCGCCCGTTGTCCCACCCCACGACCGCGCGGCGCGGCGTCGCCCCGCTCTGCAACCGCACGATGAGCGCCTGAATCTCGACCAGAACCGGGCGCGTCCCTTCGAGCGCGGGGAACACCGCACTTCCCGCGAGCGGCTCGTCCCGGCCCGACAGGAACAGCATGGACGGGTTCGTGACCTCGACAAGGCCGGCCCCTTCCATCGAGAAAACACCAATTTCATCGACCGCGCCGAACCGGTTCTTCAACGCGCGCAGGATGCGATATTGATGCGAACGCTCGCCTTCGAAGCTCATCACGACATCGACCATGTGTTCGAGCACGCGCGGTCCGGCGATATTGCCATCCTTGGTGACATGCCCGACCAGCACCATCGCCACCCCGTTCCGCTTGGCATAGCGGATGAGTTCGAGCGCGCAGCCGCGCACCTGGCTCACCGTTCCGGGTGCGCCCTCGATCTGGTCGGAATGCATGGTCTGTATGGAATCGATGATGAGCAGTGCCGGCGGCTCCATATCGCCCAGCGTCGTCAGGATGTCGCGCACCGATGTCGTCGCCGCAAGGCTCACCGGCGCGTCCGAAAGACCGAGCCGTTCGGCGCGCAGCCGCACCTGCCCGGCTACTTCCTCCCCGCTGATATAGACGACGCGCCCGCCCGAGCGCGCCACCGTCGCGCAGGTCTGTAGCAGCAGGGTCGATTTGCCGATGCCCGGATCGCCGCCCATCAATATGGCGCTACCCGGCACGAAGCCGCCGCCCAGTGCGCGATCGAATTCGGCAAGACCCGTCGGGCGCCGTTGCGGGAGCGGGACCGGCGCGTCGAGCGGCACGAAACGGATCGTCTGCCCCCCGCCCGAAAGGTCGTGCTTTGCGGAAAAGACGGTCGGTGCCGCCTCCTCGACAAGGCTGTTCCATTCGGCGCAATCGCCGCATTGCCCCTGCCATCTGGGCGATACGCTGCCGCAGGCCTGGCATACATATTTGCGCTTTGTCTTTGCCATGGCCTCGCCTACCCGGAACAGGAGGGGAACACAACCACGTTGCGGTAAAGCGCACCCTCCGTTTTCACGCAGGTCTTTTCATCGCGGCGCGGGCCTGCCATCACCGTGGCCATGCGGGAAAAGGAACTGCGGATCGCGCTCGTGTGCTATGGCGGCGTCAGCCTCGCCGTCTACATGCACGGCATCACGAAAGAGGTCTGGAAACTGGCGCAGGCGAGCCGCGCGTTCCGTCTCGACGAGCGGCCGCAAACCGGGTCGCAGCGTGCCTATCACCGGCTGCTGACGTTGATTGCGGAAAAAGGGGAGACGCGGCTGCGCGTGTTGCCCGACATATTATCCGGGGCGAGCGCGGGGGGAATGAACGCGGTGTTCCTCGCAGAGGCGCTCGTGAGCGGGCGTTCGCTCGATCCGTTGACGCGACTTTGGCTTGAAAAGGCGGATAGCGACCTGCTGATCGCGCCGGATGCGATGGCGCGCAACCGGCTCTCGAAATTCTGGGCGACGCCGCTGGTCAAATGGACGTTGAAACGGCCGGGTAATGCCATCAACCGCACCGTGGCGCCCGAAACGCGTGCGGAACTGCGGGAGAAACTGTCGCGGCTCATGCGCTCGCGCTGGTTCGCGCCGCCGTTTTCGGGCATCGGTTTTTCCCGGCTCATCGACGATGCGCTGCTGGCCATGGATGCGCAGATCGCGGGACCGCCGCTGTTGCCGCCGCGCCATCCGATCGACCTGTTCGTCACCGCGACCGATTTTCACGGGCACCGCAGCGTCCTCAAACTGCACAGCCCGGATTTCGCGGTGGAGGCCGAACATCGCCTCCCGATTTCTTTCCGTGCGCGAAGCGGCGACGGACGCTTGGCGGCGCGGCCCGAGCTCGTGTTCGCCGCGCGCGCCACGGCCAGCTTTCCCGGCGCCTTCCCACCCTTGCGCGTCGGCGAGATCGACACGTTGTTGCAGGAACGCGGCGCCGAATGGCCGGGCCGCGAACGGTTCCTGCGGCGCATCATGCCGCAACATATTGCAAGCGGGGATATCGAGGAGGTCGCGCTCATCGACGGGGCGGTGCTTGCCGGACGCCCGTTTGCAGAGGCGATCGGCGCACTCGACAACCGGCCCTCCATGCGGGAGGTTGACCGGCGCTTCGTCTATATCGATCCGCACCCGCCGCAACATGCCAATGCCAAGGCCGAGCCACGCAGCACCGGTTTCTTCAGCACGATCTTCGGCGCGCTATCCTCCATCCCGCGCGAACAGCCGATCCGCGACGATATCGAACGCATCGCGCAACATTCCGAGGAGGCGGAGCGTGCCCGCGCCATCGTCGATGCCCTCCGCCCGGAGGTAGAGGCCGCAGTGGACCGGCTGTTCGGGCGAACGCTGTTCCTCGACCGCCCGACGCCCGCGCGCCTCGGCAGATGGCGCAACAAGGCGCAGCAGGCCGCGGCCAAGCAATCCGGCTTTGCTTTTCACGGCTATGCCAAGGCGAAATATACGCGCATCATCGATACGCTGGCCGAAACGATCCGCCGCGCCAATCCGGACGAGGCACCGCCGAGGGCGGCGATCGTCGATGCGTTGACCCGTCATTTCGATGCAGCCGGGCTGGACCGGCTTGCCGCGGACGGCGGCGGGGCGAGCGAGGCGGCCATCTCCTTCTTCCGCACCCATGACATCGCATTCCGCGTGCGGCGGCTTCGCTTGCTGGCGCGGCGGCTGCTACCGGTGGGGGAGAGCGGGATCGGCGGGCAGCTCACCGCGGCGGAGCGCGAGGGCGCGCGCGACACCGTGTTCAAGGCGCTCGCGCTTTATGGCGAGCTGGAGCAGGTCGAAACGCTGGGCGAGGATTTTGCCGCGCTGGCGTCCGATGCACTGCGCCATCCGGAACGCGCGATGGCCCGGCTCGCCGACCGGCGCGATCTCAGGCGCACGGATGCCGAGGTCGACGCCATGCTCGCCGATGCGATGGCGCAATTGCCGCGCGAGGTGCGCCGCACGCTGCTGTTGAGCTATCTCGGCTTTCCCTTTTACGACATCGCCACGCTTCCCATCCTGGGCGGGCGCGGGCCCGACGAATTCGACCCGATCAAGGTGGACCGGATTTCACCGGAGGATGCCAATGCGATCCGTTCGGGCGGCGCGGCGCAGACGTTGCGCGGCGTCGAATTCTACCGCTTCGGCGCGTTCTTTTCCCGCGCCTATCGCGAGAACGATTACCTGTGGGGCAGGCTTCAGGGCGCCGACCGCCTGATCGACATCACCGCCTCGACATTGGACGCGGAGCACGCATTGCCACCGCAGATGCTGCGCGATCTGAAGCGCGACGCATTCGCCGCAATCCTCGACGAGGAGGATGAGGACGGCAATTGCAACCCCGCCCTCATCGCCCGGCTCCGCGCGGAGATCGCCGACAAATTCGACACGTAAATCCGGCGATCAGCCTGTGAAGCTGTCGCGGATACGTTCGAAGAACCCGCGCGAATCCGGGCATTCGGCGCCGGTTTCGGTGTCCTGAAATTCGCGGAGCAACTCCTTCTGCTTCGCGCTCAGCTTACGCGGGGTTTCGACATTTACCTCCACGACCAGATCGCCGCGCCCGCGACCCTGCAACACCGGCATGCCTTCGCCGCGCTTGCGCAATTGCTCGCCCGACTGCACCCCGGCGGGGATCGTGACGGTGATCCATTCATCGTCCATGCCCGGCAATTCGACCGTCCCGCCCAGCGCCGCCGTCGTGAAGGTGATCGGCACGCGCGTCAGCAAGGTCGTGCCTTCCCGCTCGAACACCGAATGGCGTTTGACGTGGAGGAAGATGTAGAGATCGCCCGGCGGCGCGCCGTATGGCCCGGCCTCGCCCTTGCCCGAAAGGCGGATGCGCGTGCCCGTTTCGACGCCGGGCGGGATGTTGACCTCCAGCGTCTGCGGCTTGTCGACCCGGCCTTCGCCGCCGCAATTGCGGCACGGGCTTTCGATGACCTCGCCGCGCCCGTGGCACGTCGGACAGGCGCGTTCGACCATGAAGAAGCCCTGCTGCGCGCGGACCTTGCCATAACCTTCGCACATGGGGCAGCGGCGCTTGCCCGTGCCGGGTTCGGCGCCGGTGCCTTCGCACGGTTCGCAAGCCTGCGATACCTCGATCGTGATCTCGGTATCCTTGCCGTGAAACGCGTCCTCGAGCGCGATTTCCATGTCGTAGCGCAGATCGGCGCCCCGGCGCGGGCGTGGCCCGGCCCCGCGACCGCCGCCGAAACCCTGTCCAAAAATGGTCTCGAAAATATCGCCGATGTCGGAAAATCCGGCCTGCCCGCCGCCGCCGCCACTGCTCGCCTGTTCGAAGGCGGCGTGGCCGTAACGGTCGTAGGCCGCGCGTTTCTGCGGATCTTTCAAACAGTCATAGGCGCGGCTGATCGCCTTGAACTTCGCCTCGCTCTCCGCATCGCCGGGGTTGCGATCGGGATGAAATTTCATCGCCAGCTTGCGATAGGCGGACTTGATCGTCTTGTCGTCCGCGCTTCGTTCGACCTGAAGCAGTTCGTAAAAGTCGATTTCGGTTTCCATGGCCCATCCCGCCGTTGCGATACGCCGCGCGTGTCATCGTGCCGGAGGAACCGGCCCGCGCGCACGGCCTGAATATGTCGAAGCGGCCGGCGGCGAACTCTCGCTGACGCCGACCGCTTCCCGTGTTCCGTCGCCGCCCCGCACGATGGCCGGGCGGCGCTCGGTTTCATCGGGCGTTTCAGCCCTTGTTTTCGTCCTCGTTCACTTCCGAGAACTCGGCATCGACGACGTCTTCTTCCGCGCCGCCCGCTTCGGACCCTTCAGCGGCACCGTCGGTCGCTGCCGCGCCTTCGGCCTGCTGCTGCTCGTACATCGCCTGGCCCATCTGCATGGCCTTCTGCGCGAGCGCCTCGCTCTTGGACTTGATCGCGTCGATGTCCTCGCCTTCGAGCGCGGTCTTCACCTCGGCGATCGCGGCCTCGATGTCGGACTTGAGCGATGCATCGATCTTGTCGCCGTTTTCGGACAGCTGCTGTTCGGTCGAGTGGACGAGACTGTCGGCCTGGTTGCGGGCCTCGGCCTGCTCCTTGCGCTTCTTGTCCTCCTCGGCGAACTTTTCCGCGTCCTGCACCATCTGCTCGATGTCGCTGTCGGACAGGCCGCCCGATGCCTGGATGCGGATCTGCTGCTCCTTGCCGGTGCCCTTGTCCTTGGCCGACACGTTCACGATGCCGTTGGCGTCGATATCGAACGTCACCTCGATCTGCGGAACGCCGCGCGGTGCGGGCGGAATGCCGACGAGATCGAACTGACCCAGCATCTTGTTGTCGCTCGCCATCTCGCGTTCGCCCTGGAACACGCGAATGGTCACGGCCTGCTGGTTGTCGTCCGCGGTGGAGTAGACCTGGCTCTTCTTCGTCGGGATCGTGGTGTTGCGGTCGATCATCTTGGTCATGATCCCGCCCAGCGTCTCGATCCCGAGCGACAGCGGCGTCACGTCGAGAAGGAGCACGTCCTTAACATCGCCCTGCAACACGCCGGCCTGAATGGCCGCGCCCATCGCGACGACTTCGTCGGGGTTCACGCCGGTGTGCGGTTCCTTGCCAAAGAAATCCTTCACCGCCTCGCGCACCTTGGGCATGCGGGTCATGCCGCCGACCATCACGACCTCGTCGATCTCCTTGGCCGTGACGCCCGCATCGGCGAGCGCCTTCTTCATCGGCTCCTTCGTGCGTTCGATGAGATTGCCAACCATCTTTTCGAGGTCGGACCGGCTGATCGTCTTCACGAGATGCTTCGGACCGTTCTGATCCGCGGTGATGAAGGGCAGGTTGACTTCGGTGCTCTGCGCCGAGGACAGCTCGATCTTCGCCTTTTCGGCCGCTTCCTTCAAGCGCTGCAGCGCAAGCTTGTCGCCGCGAAGGTCGATGCCCTCGTCTTTCTTGAAGCTGTCGCCGAGATATTCGACCACGGCGGTATCGAAATCCTCACCGCCGAGGAACGTGTCGCCGTTCGTGGACTTCACCTCGAACACGCCATCGCCGATTTCGAGGATCGACACGTCGAACGTACCGCCGCCAAGGTCATAGACCGCGATCGTCTTGCCGTCCGCCTTGTCGAGACCATAGGCCAGCGCCGCCGCCGTCGGCTCGTTGATGATGCGCAGCACTTCGAGACCCGCGATCTGGCCCGCGTCCTTGGTCGCCTGGCGCTGCGCGTCGTTGAAGTAGGCCGGAACGGTGATGACCGCCTGCGTAACCGTTTCGCCAAGATAGCTCTCGGCCGTTTCCTTCATCTTCTGAAGCGTGAAGGCACTGATTTCCGACGGGCTGTAATCCTTGCCGCCGGCATTGACCCATGCATCGCCGTTCTTGCCCTTGACGATGGAATAGGGGACGAGCTCGGTGTCCTTCTTGGTCACCGGGTCGTCGAAGCGGCGGCCGATGAGGCGCTTCACCGCGAAAATCGTGTTGTCGCCGTTCGTGACGGCCTGGCGCTTGGCCGGCTGCCCGACGAGGCGTTCGCCATCCTTGGTGAAGGCGATAATAGAGGGCGTCGTGCGCGCGCCTTCGGAATTTTCGATAACCTTCGGCTTGTCGCCATCCATCACCGCAACGCAGCTGTTGGTCGTGCCAAGGTCGATACCGATAACTTTAGACATTTAAGTGTTCCCACCTCTTTGACATTGGACACCGCGCATTCGGGGCCCCCCAGACACGGGCAAGCCCGCCACGCGGCTCAGTAACAGGGCGCGATATAGGGGCGGTTTTTCATGGAACAAGGGCTTGAAAACGCCTATCGACGGTTGAGAAACGCGCAGCCTGTATCGGCCGCGCCATGCCGAGGATGAAAAACACACCCATGCGCCGTTTTGCGATTTTTGCCCCGCTCGTCCCCGCTGCGCTGATGCTTTCGGCATGCGGCGACACGACGGAGGCGCCGCCCGCCGACGAACTGATCGAGGAGGCGACCGATCCCGACACGCCCGAAGGCATTCAGCTCACCGATGCCTATGTCCGCCTCCCCGCCGTGAGCGGCCGGCCCGGCGCCGCCTATTTCAACGTGGTCAACAATGGCGACGGCGTACGCAATATCGCCTCGGTGTCCATCGTGAACGCCGGCCGCACCGAAATGCACCGCACGATGCAGGAAGGCGGCGTGTCATCGATGGAGCCGGTTACCGAAATCGCCATACAACCGGGTCAGACGGTCGCCTTCGAACAGGGCGGCTACCACGTGATGCTTTTCGATCTCGACCCTGCGATCATGGCGCGCACCACCGCCGACCTGACCGTGACGTTCGACAATGGCGACAAGGCATCGTTCGCCGCCCCCATCCTGAAACCCGGTGAAAGCCCCGGCGGCCTGGGCGATAGCGACGAGATGGGCG
Coding sequences within:
- the alr gene encoding alanine racemase — its product is MKTPLANGDEPAVPLPPPALRLTFDEDALAANWRALDRLSGRATAGAAVKADGYGTGARRAARVLWEAGCRQFFIAHWQEAPDVMASVPAEAVSVLHGPATDEEARYARATGLRPVLNSLTQVDRWLATGGGPCDLMIDTGMNRLGLRPDECGDARLQQLQVGTLMSHLACADEDVAANARQRDAFAGLLHRIPHQRASLANGAGIALGADYHFDLTRPGLALYGGVPRPELSPHIRQVVTPEAMILQARHVAAGDTIGYNATFTAQRNMRVGIVSLGYADGYLRCWSGKGGFVSDGRTLPVLGRVSMDMTAIDLGDSGIGEGDWVAARYDLPEAARTCGLSQYELLTVSGPRLRG
- a CDS encoding iron-sulfur cluster assembly scaffold protein, translated to MNAHRLYTPAVLAAATRLASFTLDLRFSIRGEARSPSCGSRVELGLLLGEGGKIAEVGIAAHACAVGQAGAAVFAEHAAGRDAQDIAAANAAMEEWVRRDGPQPEWPGLDLIAPARAYPGRHGAMLLAWNAAANALRPMVREG
- a CDS encoding CvpA family protein, with protein sequence MTAFDLVVIIIVGFAAVGGFMRGFVHEILALAAWIAAMIAISALHTPLTQWMLQYIDTQASAAVLAFAVLLMVPYLIVKLIARWAGSRARNSVLGAVDRMLGLGFGIVKGLIMVVLAFSVLVLGYDTIWGVEGRPDWIAKARSYSFVNAASIALVEDIEQRRAAFREQADDEDGEDDMERVSSEVDAATR
- the radA gene encoding DNA repair protein RadA, giving the protein MAKTKRKYVCQACGSVSPRWQGQCGDCAEWNSLVEEAAPTVFSAKHDLSGGGQTIRFVPLDAPVPLPQRRPTGLAEFDRALGGGFVPGSAILMGGDPGIGKSTLLLQTCATVARSGGRVVYISGEEVAGQVRLRAERLGLSDAPVSLAATTSVRDILTTLGDMEPPALLIIDSIQTMHSDQIEGAPGTVSQVRGCALELIRYAKRNGVAMVLVGHVTKDGNIAGPRVLEHMVDVVMSFEGERSHQYRILRALKNRFGAVDEIGVFSMEGAGLVEVTNPSMLFLSGRDEPLAGSAVFPALEGTRPVLVEIQALIVRLQSGATPRRAVVGWDNGRMAMLLAVLEARCGLNFSSAEVYLNVAGGYRLTDPAADLAVAAALVSALSERALPAKSVWFGEVSLAGEIRPVAHAPLRLRESVKLGFDRAFGPGSVAEKGEKVAGARFHPMRQLPNLVDHVVGSQ
- a CDS encoding patatin-like protein, translated to MREKELRIALVCYGGVSLAVYMHGITKEVWKLAQASRAFRLDERPQTGSQRAYHRLLTLIAEKGETRLRVLPDILSGASAGGMNAVFLAEALVSGRSLDPLTRLWLEKADSDLLIAPDAMARNRLSKFWATPLVKWTLKRPGNAINRTVAPETRAELREKLSRLMRSRWFAPPFSGIGFSRLIDDALLAMDAQIAGPPLLPPRHPIDLFVTATDFHGHRSVLKLHSPDFAVEAEHRLPISFRARSGDGRLAARPELVFAARATASFPGAFPPLRVGEIDTLLQERGAEWPGRERFLRRIMPQHIASGDIEEVALIDGAVLAGRPFAEAIGALDNRPSMREVDRRFVYIDPHPPQHANAKAEPRSTGFFSTIFGALSSIPREQPIRDDIERIAQHSEEAERARAIVDALRPEVEAAVDRLFGRTLFLDRPTPARLGRWRNKAQQAAAKQSGFAFHGYAKAKYTRIIDTLAETIRRANPDEAPPRAAIVDALTRHFDAAGLDRLAADGGGASEAAISFFRTHDIAFRVRRLRLLARRLLPVGESGIGGQLTAAEREGARDTVFKALALYGELEQVETLGEDFAALASDALRHPERAMARLADRRDLRRTDAEVDAMLADAMAQLPREVRRTLLLSYLGFPFYDIATLPILGGRGPDEFDPIKVDRISPEDANAIRSGGAAQTLRGVEFYRFGAFFSRAYRENDYLWGRLQGADRLIDITASTLDAEHALPPQMLRDLKRDAFAAILDEEDEDGNCNPALIARLRAEIADKFDT
- the dnaJ gene encoding molecular chaperone DnaJ, coding for METEIDFYELLQVERSADDKTIKSAYRKLAMKFHPDRNPGDAESEAKFKAISRAYDCLKDPQKRAAYDRYGHAAFEQASSGGGGGQAGFSDIGDIFETIFGQGFGGGRGAGPRPRRGADLRYDMEIALEDAFHGKDTEITIEVSQACEPCEGTGAEPGTGKRRCPMCEGYGKVRAQQGFFMVERACPTCHGRGEVIESPCRNCGGEGRVDKPQTLEVNIPPGVETGTRIRLSGKGEAGPYGAPPGDLYIFLHVKRHSVFEREGTTLLTRVPITFTTAALGGTVELPGMDDEWITVTIPAGVQSGEQLRKRGEGMPVLQGRGRGDLVVEVNVETPRKLSAKQKELLREFQDTETGAECPDSRGFFERIRDSFTG
- the dnaK gene encoding molecular chaperone DnaK — encoded protein: MSKVIGIDLGTTNSCVAVMDGDKPKVIENSEGARTTPSIIAFTKDGERLVGQPAKRQAVTNGDNTIFAVKRLIGRRFDDPVTKKDTELVPYSIVKGKNGDAWVNAGGKDYSPSEISAFTLQKMKETAESYLGETVTQAVITVPAYFNDAQRQATKDAGQIAGLEVLRIINEPTAAALAYGLDKADGKTIAVYDLGGGTFDVSILEIGDGVFEVKSTNGDTFLGGEDFDTAVVEYLGDSFKKDEGIDLRGDKLALQRLKEAAEKAKIELSSAQSTEVNLPFITADQNGPKHLVKTISRSDLEKMVGNLIERTKEPMKKALADAGVTAKEIDEVVMVGGMTRMPKVREAVKDFFGKEPHTGVNPDEVVAMGAAIQAGVLQGDVKDVLLLDVTPLSLGIETLGGIMTKMIDRNTTIPTKKSQVYSTADDNQQAVTIRVFQGEREMASDNKMLGQFDLVGIPPAPRGVPQIEVTFDIDANGIVNVSAKDKGTGKEQQIRIQASGGLSDSDIEQMVQDAEKFAEEDKKRKEQAEARNQADSLVHSTEQQLSENGDKIDASLKSDIEAAIAEVKTALEGEDIDAIKSKSEALAQKAMQMGQAMYEQQQAEGAAATDGAAEGSEAGGAEEDVVDAEFSEVNEDENKG
- a CDS encoding copper chaperone PCu(A)C, whose protein sequence is MKNTPMRRFAIFAPLVPAALMLSACGDTTEAPPADELIEEATDPDTPEGIQLTDAYVRLPAVSGRPGAAYFNVVNNGDGVRNIASVSIVNAGRTEMHRTMQEGGVSSMEPVTEIAIQPGQTVAFEQGGYHVMLFDLDPAIMARTTADLTVTFDNGDKASFAAPILKPGESPGGLGDSDEMGGMEAMR